A single Chloroflexota bacterium DNA region contains:
- a CDS encoding serpin family protein translates to MRIPWLNVLMICVLLGLTACAPGRSAQAQIAQSDKPRVQSPAVGASDLAELVAGNSAFAFALYQAIRQEPGNLFYSPYSISLALAMTYAGARGNTERQMADVLRFTLPQERLHPAFNALDQALASRGAGAKSKDGKPFRLSVANSLWGQAGYKFLPAFLDTLAMNYGAGLRLVDFRSAPEAARKTINDWVSQQTEDKIRDLIPPGAIDTLTRLVLANAIYFNAAWLHPFEKESTQDGPFYLLDGSQVTVPMMRGDARFRYFAGEGIQAVELPYDGEEVSMVILVPDKGHFPAFEAALTADQVADILAKMEFASVNLTMPKFKYDASLSLADTLKAMGMPDAFSMSADFSGMDGTRNLAITDVFHKAFVAVDEAGTEAAAATAVVIGLTAMPASPVDLTVDRPFVFLIRDVQTGAILFVGRVLNPA, encoded by the coding sequence ATGAGAATCCCATGGCTGAACGTGCTGATGATCTGTGTTCTGTTGGGGCTGACGGCCTGCGCCCCCGGCAGATCTGCCCAGGCTCAAATCGCCCAGTCCGACAAACCTCGCGTCCAATCGCCTGCGGTCGGCGCGTCGGACCTGGCCGAACTGGTCGCGGGCAACAGCGCCTTCGCCTTTGCCCTGTACCAGGCCATACGCCAGGAGCCGGGCAACCTGTTCTACTCGCCCTACAGCATCTCGCTGGCCCTGGCGATGACCTACGCCGGCGCGCGCGGCAACACCGAGCGCCAGATGGCCGACGTGCTCCGTTTCACGCTGCCCCAGGAGCGGCTGCACCCCGCCTTCAACGCGCTGGATCAGGCGCTGGCGAGCCGCGGCGCGGGGGCCAAATCCAAGGACGGGAAGCCCTTCCGCCTGAGCGTCGCCAATTCGCTGTGGGGGCAGGCGGGCTACAAGTTTCTGCCCGCGTTCCTAGACACTCTCGCCATGAACTATGGCGCTGGTCTGCGCCTGGTGGATTTCCGGTCTGCGCCCGAAGCCGCCCGCAAGACCATCAACGACTGGGTGAGCCAGCAGACCGAGGACAAGATTCGGGACTTGATTCCCCCCGGCGCGATTGACACGCTGACGCGCCTGGTGCTGGCCAACGCCATCTACTTCAACGCCGCCTGGCTGCACCCGTTTGAGAAGGAGAGCACGCAGGATGGGCCGTTCTACCTGCTGGATGGCTCGCAGGTTACCGTGCCCATGATGCGCGGAGATGCGCGCTTCCGCTACTTCGCGGGAGAGGGGATTCAGGCCGTGGAGTTGCCCTACGACGGCGAAGAGGTGTCCATGGTGATCCTCGTCCCCGATAAGGGCCACTTCCCCGCCTTTGAGGCCGCGCTCACCGCCGACCAGGTGGCCGACATCCTGGCGAAGATGGAATTCGCCAGCGTCAACCTCACCATGCCCAAGTTCAAGTACGATGCGTCGCTGAGCCTGGCCGACACGCTCAAGGCGATGGGCATGCCCGATGCCTTCAGCATGAGCGCGGACTTCTCGGGCATGGACGGCACGCGCAACCTGGCCATCACCGATGTGTTCCACAAAGCCTTCGTGGCCGTGGACGAAGCGGGCACCGAAGCGGCCGCCGCGACTGCCGTCGTCATCGGGCTGACGGCGATGCCCGCGAGTCCGGTGGATTTGACGGTGGACCGCCCGTTCGTCTTTCTCATCCGCGACGTGCAGACGGGTGCCATCCTGTTCGTGGGGCGCGTGCTCAACCCGGCGTAG
- a CDS encoding CoA-binding protein, translating into MNEPEVIQRILEQTKTIAVVGLSSNPDKTSHRVAAFLQSKGYRIIPVNPTVEGEILGEKAYPSLRAIPEPFDVVDVFRRAEDVPAVVDDAIAAGAKVLWIQLGIVNEEAAARAQAAGMTVVMDRCMMAEYKKRWGA; encoded by the coding sequence ATGAACGAACCCGAAGTGATCCAACGCATTCTGGAACAAACCAAGACCATTGCCGTCGTGGGCCTCTCGTCCAATCCCGACAAGACTAGCCACCGCGTGGCGGCCTTCCTCCAGTCCAAGGGCTACCGCATCATCCCGGTAAACCCCACCGTGGAGGGTGAGATTCTCGGCGAGAAGGCGTACCCCAGCCTCCGGGCCATCCCGGAGCCGTTTGACGTGGTGGATGTCTTCCGCCGCGCCGAGGACGTGCCGGCGGTAGTTGATGATGCCATCGCCGCGGGCGCGAAAGTCCTGTGGATACAACTGGGCATCGTCAACGAGGAGGCGGCGGCCCGCGCCCAGGCTGCCGGCATGACGGTCGTCATGGACCGCTGCATGATGGCGGAGTACAAGAAGCGCTGGGGGGCATAG
- a CDS encoding M15 family metallopeptidase, whose translation MDRPALILRTLLLAWALPLALALFAAAQLRAVPVEPAFLPTRVWPTATPTPTATHTPTRTPSPTPTPTPTPTPTATPTPRLPTPTPIVYKGPDAAALALVTKTQGLSPDYAPTDLISLNDLGILTYNNDPEELRFQAAMDLAEMFAVAEREGIHLLVRSAYRSYAVQAAIFAQYVEEEMRRAEAAGQPISREEAEARANQYSARPGFSQHQLGTTVDVTSADATDLVPDFGQTPAGRWLHDNAHKFGFVFSYPQGKERLTGYIYEPWHLRWIGRGHAEMLHALDYLNPDSPMTLDVYLQGLQ comes from the coding sequence GTGGATAGGCCGGCGCTCATCCTGCGCACGTTGCTGCTCGCCTGGGCCTTGCCGTTGGCGCTAGCGCTCTTTGCCGCTGCCCAGTTGCGCGCCGTGCCGGTGGAGCCCGCCTTTCTGCCCACCCGCGTGTGGCCCACCGCGACGCCAACCCCCACCGCGACCCACACGCCGACGCGCACCCCATCGCCCACGCCGACGCCAACACCCACCCCCACGCCCACAGCCACGCCGACGCCGCGCCTGCCCACCCCAACGCCCATCGTGTACAAAGGCCCCGACGCGGCCGCGCTGGCGCTGGTAACCAAAACGCAGGGCCTCTCGCCTGACTACGCGCCCACCGACTTGATCTCCCTCAACGACTTGGGTATCCTGACCTACAACAACGACCCGGAAGAACTTCGCTTCCAGGCCGCCATGGACCTGGCCGAGATGTTCGCCGTGGCCGAACGCGAGGGGATTCACCTTCTCGTCCGCTCGGCCTACCGTTCCTACGCGGTGCAGGCCGCCATATTCGCGCAGTACGTGGAAGAAGAGATGCGCCGCGCCGAAGCAGCGGGCCAACCCATCTCTCGTGAGGAGGCCGAGGCCCGCGCCAACCAGTACTCGGCGCGCCCAGGCTTTTCGCAGCATCAGTTGGGCACCACGGTGGACGTTACCAGCGCCGACGCCACCGACCTTGTCCCCGATTTCGGCCAGACTCCCGCCGGCCGCTGGCTCCACGACAACGCTCACAAGTTCGGCTTCGTCTTCTCCTACCCCCAGGGCAAGGAGCGCCTCACCGGATACATCTACGAACCCTGGCATCTTCGCTGGATCGGCCGCGGCCACGCCGAGATGCTCCACGCGTTGGACTACCTCAACCCCGACTCGCCCATGACGCTGGACGTGTACCTGCAGGGGCTACAGTAG
- the yedF gene encoding sulfurtransferase-like selenium metabolism protein YedF: MSKVVDARGLACPQPVILTRNALQEADSVTTIVDNETARQNVQRMAQASGAEVRVETREDGIYLHIAKTPHAHLAAQPEPTGEAPASGPLVLVVPDQYMGRGDDPELGGILIRAFFHTLGEVDPLPETVIFFNAGVKLVVEGSAVVEDLKALCGRGVKVLACGTCLGHFGLKDKVAVGEVSNMYTIAETMLRAGKVVSL, from the coding sequence ATGAGCAAGGTCGTGGATGCGCGCGGGCTTGCATGCCCCCAACCCGTCATCCTCACCCGAAACGCGCTGCAAGAGGCCGATTCCGTTACCACCATCGTGGACAACGAGACCGCGCGCCAAAACGTGCAGCGGATGGCGCAGGCAAGCGGGGCCGAAGTCCGCGTGGAGACGCGCGAGGACGGCATCTACCTGCACATCGCCAAGACCCCCCATGCGCACCTCGCGGCCCAGCCCGAGCCGACGGGCGAAGCGCCCGCATCCGGCCCGCTGGTGCTGGTCGTGCCGGATCAGTACATGGGGCGCGGCGATGACCCCGAACTGGGCGGAATCCTCATCCGCGCCTTCTTCCACACTCTGGGCGAGGTAGACCCGCTTCCTGAGACCGTCATCTTCTTCAACGCCGGCGTCAAATTGGTCGTGGAAGGCTCGGCGGTGGTGGAAGACCTGAAGGCGCTGTGCGGGCGCGGGGTGAAGGTGCTCGCCTGCGGCACGTGCCTGGGCCACTTCGGGCTGAAGGACAAGGTGGCCGTCGGCGAGGTCTCCAACATGTACACCATCGCCGAAACGATGCTGCGGGCCGGCAAGGTGGTGAGCCTCTAG
- a CDS encoding D-2-hydroxyacid dehydrogenase yields MAEKVKVLSVLKLSDEQLARLRAVSPALDIAQITCKTPEDMLPLVGEPEILYTYHADFLPEQAPRLKWVQLSSAGADHLLDKPIMKSDIAITTASGIHAVPIAEYVFGSMLAFARRFPLAFALQQKHEWPKGRWAALLGAELRGATIGIIGYGSIGREIGRLAKAFGMRVLASKRNPGRREDVGYRIPGAGDAQMQHVDGVFGPDQLEQMVSACDYVVVALPLTPETRGIVSESVIRAMKPTAYFVNISRGEVVDEEALIRALREGRIAGAGLDVFWQEPLPPDSPLYDLPNVILTPHIAATTAAYNDRATDLFAENLRRYLAGEPLLNLVDKTLGY; encoded by the coding sequence ATGGCCGAGAAAGTCAAAGTGTTGAGCGTGCTGAAACTGTCGGATGAGCAACTGGCGCGGCTGCGAGCCGTCTCGCCCGCCCTGGACATCGCGCAGATCACCTGCAAGACGCCCGAAGACATGTTGCCGCTGGTGGGCGAGCCGGAAATTCTGTACACGTACCACGCCGACTTCCTGCCCGAACAGGCGCCGCGCCTGAAGTGGGTGCAACTCTCCAGCGCGGGGGCCGATCACCTGCTGGACAAGCCCATCATGAAATCGGACATCGCCATCACCACGGCCAGCGGCATCCACGCCGTGCCCATCGCCGAATACGTCTTCGGCTCCATGCTGGCCTTCGCCCGCCGATTCCCCCTAGCCTTCGCCCTGCAGCAGAAGCACGAATGGCCCAAGGGGCGCTGGGCGGCCCTGCTCGGCGCGGAACTGCGCGGCGCAACCATCGGCATCATCGGCTACGGCAGCATCGGCCGCGAGATCGGCCGTCTCGCCAAGGCCTTCGGCATGCGGGTGCTGGCGTCCAAGCGCAACCCGGGCAGGCGCGAAGACGTCGGCTATCGCATCCCCGGCGCGGGCGACGCCCAGATGCAGCATGTGGACGGCGTTTTCGGTCCCGACCAACTGGAGCAGATGGTGTCGGCGTGCGACTACGTGGTGGTGGCGCTCCCTCTGACGCCCGAGACACGCGGGATCGTGAGCGAATCGGTCATTCGGGCCATGAAGCCGACGGCGTACTTCGTCAACATCTCACGGGGCGAGGTGGTGGACGAGGAGGCGCTCATCCGCGCCCTGCGCGAGGGCCGCATCGCGGGCGCTGGCCTGGACGTTTTCTGGCAGGAGCCGCTGCCGCCCGATAGCCCGCTGTACGACCTGCCCAACGTCATCCTGACGCCACATATCGCGGCGACCACGGCGGCCTACAACGACCGCGCCACCGACCTGTTCGCCGAGAACCTGCGGCGCTACCTGGCTGGCGAGCCGCTGCTGAACCTGGTGGACAAGACGCTGGGATACTAG
- a CDS encoding aminoacetone oxidase family FAD-binding enzyme: MARLHIGIVGAGPAGIMAALEAARRGARVTLFDTNAIVGRKILVTGNGRCNITNVHAAPDKYACADPEFVRVAFARFGHRETVARLRDVGILIYSTPDGWCYPLSESAANVADILGAALELAGVETRLQTKIADIRPGPRGIGLAIGGGPHVQTFDRVIVACGGKAYPALGSRGDLFPVLESLGHRIVPIRPALAPLTADVKRFHKLQGVRLDVALTLYDGDRVLGRSMGNMMFTEYGFSGPAAMDLAHLVSARPGTYLTLEINLLPYVRAALEELLARKSREPFPVRVLLGAVLPQKIPPLVMAVAGVRPDARLTEIPDAERARLMETLTCLKATVTGTRGFTFAQVSTGGVPLAEVDPATMASRVVPHLYFAGEVLDVVGPCGGYNLQWAWTSGAIAGAGAAGGG; the protein is encoded by the coding sequence ATGGCAAGGCTGCATATCGGCATCGTCGGCGCGGGGCCGGCGGGGATCATGGCGGCGCTGGAAGCGGCGCGGCGCGGCGCACGGGTAACGCTGTTTGACACCAACGCCATCGTCGGGCGCAAGATTCTGGTAACCGGCAACGGGCGGTGCAACATCACCAATGTCCATGCCGCGCCCGACAAGTACGCCTGCGCCGACCCCGAATTCGTGCGCGTGGCGTTCGCGCGCTTCGGCCACCGCGAGACCGTCGCCCGCCTGCGCGACGTGGGCATCCTCATCTACTCCACGCCCGACGGCTGGTGCTATCCTCTGTCCGAGTCGGCGGCCAACGTGGCCGACATTCTGGGGGCGGCGCTGGAACTGGCGGGCGTGGAGACGCGCCTGCAGACCAAGATCGCGGACATCCGCCCCGGCCCGCGCGGCATCGGCCTGGCGATCGGCGGGGGGCCGCACGTGCAGACCTTTGACCGCGTCATCGTGGCGTGCGGGGGCAAGGCGTATCCGGCGCTGGGGTCCCGCGGGGATTTGTTCCCGGTCTTGGAGTCACTGGGGCATCGCATCGTGCCGATTCGTCCGGCCCTCGCGCCCCTCACCGCCGACGTGAAGCGGTTCCACAAACTTCAGGGTGTGCGGCTGGACGTGGCGCTGACCCTGTACGACGGCGACCGCGTCCTGGGGCGCAGCATGGGCAACATGATGTTCACCGAGTACGGGTTCAGCGGCCCGGCGGCCATGGACTTGGCCCATCTGGTGAGCGCGCGCCCGGGCACCTACCTGACGCTGGAGATCAACCTGCTCCCCTACGTGCGGGCGGCGCTGGAGGAACTCCTGGCGCGCAAGAGCCGTGAGCCGTTCCCCGTGCGCGTTCTCCTGGGCGCGGTCCTGCCCCAGAAGATTCCGCCGCTCGTGATGGCCGTGGCCGGCGTGCGCCCCGACGCCAGGCTCACCGAAATCCCGGACGCTGAGCGCGCCCGCCTCATGGAGACGCTCACCTGCCTCAAGGCCACCGTTACGGGCACGCGCGGCTTTACGTTCGCGCAGGTGTCCACGGGCGGCGTCCCGCTCGCCGAGGTGGATCCGGCTACGATGGCGTCGCGCGTGGTGCCGCACCTGTACTTCGCAGGCGAGGTTCTTGATGTCGTCGGCCCGTGCGGCGGGTACAACTTGCAGTGGGCGTGGACCAGCGGGGCGATTGCCGGTGCGGGGGCGGCGGGTGGCGGGTAA